The Syntrophorhabdus sp. sequence CGGGGGTATTCTCCCGGAAGGGAACGGAAAGGATCATCCGCTACGCCTTCGAACTCGCGCGGAGAGAGAAGAAGACGCTGTCGAGCATAAGCAAGGGCAACGCCCTCAATTATTCCATGGTGTTCTGGGACGAGGTGTTCGCCGCGGTGGGAAAGGAGTATCCCGACGTCGAGACGCGCTCGTACCTCGTGGACGCGGCGGCCATGTTCTTCGTGAAGGAGCCCTGGCGCTTTGAGGTCGTGGTCACCTCGAACCTTTTCGGGGACATACTCACCGACCTCGGCGCCGCGATAGCGGGCGGGATGGGACTCGCCGCGGGGGCGAACATCAATCCCGAGAGGACGTATCCTTCCATGTTCGAACCCATCCACGGCTCGGCCCCGGACATAGCGGGGAGGGGGATAGCGAACCCGCTCGCCGCCATATGGTCGGCAAGCCAGATGCTCGACTTCCTCGGTCGCGGGGACTGGGGCAAGAGGGTACTCGACTCCGTCGAAAGGGTGCTGATGGAGGGAAAGACCGTGACGCCCGACCTCGGCGGGACCGCGCGCACCCCCGACGTCGGGGACGCGGTGACGGAGAGGCTCAGGACCGCTTGAGGTCTGCCAAACGTAACGATGTTGGGACGTTTTTCACCTGATGACAAGGTCACGGATCCTGCGAGCACCTGCCCACCTGTTAGTGGCGCTCCGGTGTCTCTGCCGCCGGCAGATAGATATTGAAGGTCGTTCCCCTGCCCGGCTTGCTGGAGGCGTTGATGTATCCGTTGTGCTGCTTCACTATGCCGTAAACGATGGCAAGGCCGAGACCGGTTCCTTTCCCCGCCTTTTTCCTGGTGTAAAAGGGTTCGAATATCCTGTGCATCGCTTCGTCGTCAATGCCTTCTCCCGTGTCGGTCACGGAGATGAGGACGTATCTGCCGGGTGTGCCGTAGCCGTGAAGCTTGCGGAAATCCTCGTCGAGGTTGACCGTTCTCGACCGTATGGTGATCATGCCGCCCCGCGGCATGGCGTCGCGGGCATTGGCGACGAGGTTCAGCAATACCTGGTCGATCTTCGGTACGTCCATGAGGACCGTCACATCCCTGCCTGCGAGCGTCATGTCGAGGTCGATGTTCTTCGGCAGCAGCCCCTCCAGGATGCGCACGCTTTTCCGGACCATCGCGTTGATCGCCACGGGCCTGAGCGCTACGTCCTGTTTCCTGCTGAAGGTGAGGAGGTTCCTCGTGAAGCTCGACGCCTTCTCGATCGTGTCGGCGATCTGCCTCACGCGTTCCTGCAGCGGACCATCCTTCGGGACCTGCATTTTCAGAATGCCGCAGTGGCCGAGAAGGACCTCGAGGATGTTGTTGAAATCGTGTGCGATGCCCCCGGCCAGTTTGCCGATGGCCTCCATCTTTTCCGATTGGCGGAGCCGCGCTTCGAGATGCCTCTTTTCCGTTGCGTCGCTCAGGGTTATGATGGTGAGCTCCTCGAGGCGGGTCGCCCACAGTGATATGACCTTTTCCCGTCCGTTCTTGCAGGCTATAGGGCGCCGCTCGGCCTCATAGGTGCTTCCCGGGGAACGGTTCCTCTTCCAGGCCTCCACCACCTTCTTCCTGAGTTCGTCGTCGGGGTATGCCCGGACAGCCCAATCCTTTTCGGTAGGCACATCATCGAGAGTGTAGCCGGTAATGCCGGTGAACCGCGGGTTCACATACCTGCCGGTCCCGGAGCGATCGGCGAGTATGATGCCGAGGGGGATGTTCTCAAGGACGGCCAAAAAGGTGCTTTTCAGCTCGAGGTCGGCAACCTCTGTGAGGCCCGCCGGTCCGCCGGTCCCATAACGGGGCTTTCCGGCTATGCGCTCCCTTTTCGGGACATCACGACAGAACGCAACGAGGTCCTTCCCGGATCCGCTGCCGATGCATGTGACGTTCATCTCGACAGGTGTGGTTCCGCCCTGCCCGTCGGTGTGGTCGATCTCGACGCTTCTGGCAAAACCTTTCTTCAGGCATCCGGCGAGTTCCCGGGAAAGCTTGCCACGGTCATGCTCTGCCGTCCAGTCAAGGACGTTCTTTCCAAGCACGTGATCGATGTCTCGTCGGCCTGCAAGGCGGGCGTATTTCGTGTTTGCGTCCACGACGACACCTTTCCTGTTGAGGACCACAAAACCGATATCTCTTGTTTCGATCAGCTTACGATACAACTCCTCACTTTGCCTGATGGTTCCTCCCTTCCTCCCCGCCGTGCAGATCCCCTCGACGCGAAACACGATCGATAGTGAGACGGTCTCATTTGAAATAGTTTGGATACGTTTT is a genomic window containing:
- a CDS encoding PAS domain S-box protein — translated: MYRKLIETRDIGFVVLNRKGVVVDANTKYARLAGRRDIDHVLGKNVLDWTAEHDRGKLSRELAGCLKKGFARSVEIDHTDGQGGTTPVEMNVTCIGSGSGKDLVAFCRDVPKRERIAGKPRYGTGGPAGLTEVADLELKSTFLAVLENIPLGIILADRSGTGRYVNPRFTGITGYTLDDVPTEKDWAVRAYPDDELRKKVVEAWKRNRSPGSTYEAERRPIACKNGREKVISLWATRLEELTIITLSDATEKRHLEARLRQSEKMEAIGKLAGGIAHDFNNILEVLLGHCGILKMQVPKDGPLQERVRQIADTIEKASSFTRNLLTFSRKQDVALRPVAINAMVRKSVRILEGLLPKNIDLDMTLAGRDVTVLMDVPKIDQVLLNLVANARDAMPRGGMITIRSRTVNLDEDFRKLHGYGTPGRYVLISVTDTGEGIDDEAMHRIFEPFYTRKKAGKGTGLGLAIVYGIVKQHNGYINASSKPGRGTTFNIYLPAAETPERH